Proteins encoded together in one Primulina huaijiensis isolate GDHJ02 unplaced genomic scaffold, ASM1229523v2 scaffold39199, whole genome shotgun sequence window:
- the LOC140969000 gene encoding rac-like GTP-binding protein 5, which produces MSATRFIKCVTVGDGAVGKTCMLISYTSNTFPTDYVPTVFDNFSANVVVDGSTVNLGLWDTAGQEDYNRLRPLSYRGADVFLLAFSLISKASYENVAKKWVPELRHYAPGVPIILVGTKLDLRDDKQFFIDHPGAMPISTSQGEELRKLIGAHIYIECSSKSQQNVKAVFDAAIKIVLQPPKQKKKNKVNKVCSIL; this is translated from the exons ATGAGCGCAACGAGGTTCATCAAGTGTGTGACGGTGGGCGATGGAGCTGTTGGCAAAACTTGTATGTTGATTTCTTATACTAGCAACACATTTCCTACG GATTATGTCCCTACCGTTTTCGATAACTTCAGCGCAAATGTGGTCGTGGATGGTAGCACAGTGAACCTAGGATTATGGGATACTGCTG GTCAGGAGGATTATAATAGATTACGGCCATTGAGCTACCGTGGAGCAGATGTTTTTCTTCTTGCATTTTCTCTCATTAGCaaagccagctatgaaaatgtTGCAAAAAAG TGGGTTCCTGAGTTGAGACATTATGCTCCTGGTGTTCCAATAATTCTTGTCGGAACAAAGCTTG ATCTAAGAGATGATAAGCAATTCTTCATCGATCATCCTGGAGCCATGCCTATTAGTACATCTCAG GGAGAGGAACTCAGGAAACTAATAGGCGCCCACATATACATTGAGTGTAGTTCAAAATCACAGCAG AACGTGAAGGCTGTTTTCGATGCAGCAATAAAGATAGTATTGCAACCACCGAAGCAGAAAAAGAAGAATAAAGTGAACAAAGTCTGCTCTATTTTGTGA